One window of Triticum dicoccoides isolate Atlit2015 ecotype Zavitan chromosome 5A, WEW_v2.0, whole genome shotgun sequence genomic DNA carries:
- the LOC119302569 gene encoding homeobox-leucine zipper protein HOX6-like, protein MEQGEEDGDWMVEPAAGKKGGAMIDRKKRFSEEQIKSLESMFATQTKLEPRQKLQLARELGLQPRQVAIWFQNKRARWKSKQLERQYAALRDDYDALLSSYDQLKKDKQALLNQLEKLAEMLREPGGAKCGDNAGAAARDDERLAVAGMSMKDEFVDAGGASKLYSASEGCGGSGKLSLFGEEDDDAGLFLRPSLQLPTAHDGGFTASGPAEYQQQSPSSFPFHSSWPSSAAEQTCSSSQWWEFESPSE, encoded by the exons ATGGAGcagggggaggaggacggggactggATGGTggagccggcggcggggaagaagggcgGGGCGATGATCGACCGGAAGAAGCGCTTCAGCGAGGAGCAGATCAAGTCGCTCGAGTCCATGTTCGCCACGCAGACAAAGCTGGAGCCCCGGCAGAAGCTGCAGCTGGCCCGGGAGCTCGGCCTGCAGCCGCGCCAGGTCGCCATCTGGTTCCAGAACAAGCGCGCGCGCTGGAAGTCCAAGCAGCTCGAGCGCCAGTACGCCGCGCTCCGCGACGACTACGACGCGCTCCTCTCCAGCTACGACCAGCTCAAGAAGGACAAGCAAGCGCTCCTCAACCAG CTGGAGAAGCTGGCGGAGATGCTGCGGGAGCCGGGCGGGGCCAAGTGCGGAGATAATGCCGGCGCGGCCGCCAGGGACGACGAGCGCCTGGCCGTGGCCGGCATGAGCATGAAGGACGAGTTCGTGGACGCCGGCGGGGCCAGCAAGCTCTACTCGGCGTCCgagggctgcggcggcagcggcaagctctCGCTCTtcggcgaggaggacgacgacgcggGCCTCTTCCTCCGGCCCTCGCTGCAGCTGCCAACCGCGCACGACGGCGGCTTCACGGCGTCGGGGCCGGCCGAGTACCAGCAGCAATCGCCGTCGTCGTTCCCGTTCCACTCGAGCTGGCCGTCGTCCGCGGCGGAGCAGACCTGCAGCAGCTCCCAATGGTGGGAGTTCGAGTCCCCGAGCGAGTAG
- the LOC119302570 gene encoding 30S ribosomal protein S31, mitochondrial: MALRMAAAAFVRHLAPARPPALLAEAEAVTCGRGDKKTKRGKRFKGSYGNSRPKREKKIERIKDRVEVPRSTPWPLPFKLI; the protein is encoded by the coding sequence ATGGCGCTGCGGATGGCGGCGGCTGCGTTCGTGCGGCACCTGGCGCCGGCGCGCCCCCCGGCGCTCCTGGCGGAGGCGGAGGCCGTGACGTGCGGGCGCGGGGACAAGAAGACCAAGCGCGGGAAGCGGTTCAAGGGCTCCTACGGCAACTCGCGGCCGAAGCGGGAGAAGAAGATCGAGCGCATCAAGGACCGCGTCGAGGTGCCCCGCTCCACCCCGTGGCCCCTCCCCTTCAAGCTCATCTGA